AAGGAGGGGGAGACGGAGAAGGTGGTGCGTTCCGAGCGCCTCGCCGCTCCGTTCGACAGCAAGACGGCGATGGTCGCCGGCACCATCACGGGGTCGCTGAGCAAGATGGCGTTCTCGCCGCCGCTCATGCCCAGGGGGTGCGATCCGGCGTCGTCGCTGACGGTCAGGGCGGTCACCCTCACCGACGTGACCAACGGCGTGTCCGCGAAGGCCGACCCGGTGACGCTGGCGCTCTGACCCTGGACGGGTACCCCCCGGCGCAGCTCGGGCAGAAGCATTGCCCGGGCTGCGCCGTTCCCGGTGACGACGTCGCTCCGGGACGGGACGCTATGGTGGGTGGCTCCCACCCGATCCCAGAGCGGAGCCCATCATGGATCCCCGTCACCACAGCCATGTCCTCCTCGACGGTCCCGCCCGCGCCGCCGCACGGGCGATGCTCAAGGGCACCGGCTACAGCGACGCGGAGCTGCGCCAGCCCCTGGTGGGCATCGCCAACACCTGGGTCGAGACCATGCCCTGCAACCTCGACCTGCGCCGCCTCGCCGAGCACGTCAAGCGCGGGGTGCGCGCCGCCGGGGGCACGCCGATGGAGTTCAACACCATCGCGGTGAGCGATGGCGTGACCATGGGCACCGAGGGGATGAAGGCCTCGCTGGTCAGCCGCGAGGTCATCGCCGACTCGGTCGAGCTGCTCGGCCGCGGCCACTTCTTCGACGCGATGATCTGCCTGGTCGGCTGCGACAAGACCATCCCCGGCGCCGCCATGGGGCTGCTGCGGCTGGACGTCCCCGGGCTGATGCTCTATGGCGGCTCGATCGCCCAGGGCCGCTTCCGCGGCCGCGACGTCGATGTCAAGGACGTCTTCGAGGCCATCGGCGCGCTCGAGGCGGGGAAGATCACCGAGGCCGACCTGCGCGAGCTCGAGGACGTCGCCTGCCCCGGGGCCGGTGCCTGTGGCAGCCAGTACACCGCCAACACGATGGCGCTGGTGATGGAGTTCATCGGCCTCTCGCCGATGGGCTCGGCGAGCGTCGCCGCCCTCGACCCCGCCAAGCCGGCGGTGGGTGAGGCCGCAGGCCGCCTGGTGATGGAGATGCTCCACGCCGGGAGGAGCGCCCGCGGCGTGGTCACCCGCACGTCGCTCGAGAACGGCATCGCCGGGGTCGCCGCCACCGGCGGCTCCACCAACGGCGTGCTGCACCTGCTCGCCATCGCCCACGAGCTCGACATCCCGCTGGAGATCGACGACTTCGACCGGGTCAGCGCCCGCACCCCGATCATCGCCGACCTCAAGCCCGGTGGCCGCTTCAGCGCGGTCGACCTCGGCCGCGCCGGCGGGGTGCAGCTGGTGGCGCGCCGGCTGATCGAGGCCGGGCTGCTCGACGGGTCGGCCGCGACGGTGACCGGTCGCAGCCTCGCCGACGAGGCCGCCGCCGCCGAGGAGACCCCCGGCCAGGAGGTGGTGACCTCGGTGGAGCAGCCGCTCAAGGCCACCGGTGGACTGG
Above is a window of Candidatus Dormiibacterota bacterium DNA encoding:
- the ilvD gene encoding dihydroxy-acid dehydratase, coding for MDPRHHSHVLLDGPARAAARAMLKGTGYSDAELRQPLVGIANTWVETMPCNLDLRRLAEHVKRGVRAAGGTPMEFNTIAVSDGVTMGTEGMKASLVSREVIADSVELLGRGHFFDAMICLVGCDKTIPGAAMGLLRLDVPGLMLYGGSIAQGRFRGRDVDVKDVFEAIGALEAGKITEADLRELEDVACPGAGACGSQYTANTMALVMEFIGLSPMGSASVAALDPAKPAVGEAAGRLVMEMLHAGRSARGVVTRTSLENGIAGVAATGGSTNGVLHLLAIAHELDIPLEIDDFDRVSARTPIIADLKPGGRFSAVDLGRAGGVQLVARRLIEAGLLDGSAATVTGRSLADEAAAAEETPGQEVVTSVEQPLKATGGLVILRGNLAPEGCVVKVAGEERTLHRGPARVFDREEDAMEAVSARRIQPGDVVVIRYEGPRGGPGMREMLGVTAALVGQGLGSEVALLTDGRFSGATHGLMAGHVAPEAAAGGPIAALREGDEITVDIDGRRLDVALSADEIAERLAGWAPPAPRYARGVFGKYAATVGSASQGAVTS